A single genomic interval of Lewinellaceae bacterium harbors:
- the ruvC gene encoding crossover junction endodeoxyribonuclease RuvC, producing the protein MDNKKDTYRLLGVDPGTNILGYAIVEVEQKKLQLIDMGVIYLKKMQDHQDKLQHIFERLQSIIEIYQPREMAIEAPFYGKNPQSMLKLGRAQGVAIAAAITKGVRITEYSPKKIKQSVTGNGNAAKEQVAAMLSNILDFKLDGYYLDATDALATAVCHFYQSGSILSGKKRYNDWGSYLKDNPGKAK; encoded by the coding sequence TTGGACAATAAAAAAGATACTTACCGGCTACTCGGCGTCGATCCCGGCACCAATATTCTGGGTTACGCCATCGTAGAAGTAGAGCAGAAGAAGCTGCAACTGATCGATATGGGCGTGATCTACCTCAAAAAAATGCAGGACCATCAGGACAAGCTCCAACACATCTTTGAGCGCCTGCAAAGCATCATCGAGATATACCAGCCACGGGAAATGGCCATCGAAGCCCCCTTTTATGGAAAAAACCCGCAGTCGATGCTCAAACTCGGCCGGGCCCAGGGTGTCGCCATCGCAGCCGCCATTACCAAAGGGGTCAGGATCACGGAATACTCCCCAAAAAAGATCAAGCAATCGGTGACCGGCAACGGGAACGCAGCTAAAGAACAGGTAGCCGCCATGTTATCCAACATCCTGGACTTCAAACTCGACGGCTACTACCTCGACGCCACCGACGCCCTGGCCACCGCTGTCTGCCATTTCTACCAATCCGGAAGCATCCTGAGCGGGAAAAAACGGTACAACGACTGGGGCAGCTACCTCAAGGACAATCCGGGCAAGGCGAAGTGA
- a CDS encoding HIT family protein: MPSIFTRIVQGEIPAHKVAETEDFLAFLDINPLAKGHVLVIPKKEVDYIFDIGDEELAGLMAFAKRVAKAIEAVVPCERIGVSVIGLEVPHAHVHLIPINDIGDMNFSKPKRSPSQQELAELAEAIRGHYKE; the protein is encoded by the coding sequence ATGCCCAGTATTTTCACCAGGATCGTTCAGGGGGAAATTCCGGCCCATAAGGTGGCGGAAACAGAAGACTTCCTCGCTTTTCTGGATATTAACCCCCTGGCCAAAGGCCATGTCCTGGTTATTCCCAAAAAAGAGGTCGATTATATTTTCGATATCGGCGATGAAGAGCTGGCCGGGCTGATGGCCTTCGCCAAACGGGTGGCCAAAGCCATCGAGGCCGTGGTGCCCTGTGAACGGATCGGCGTTTCTGTGATCGGCCTGGAAGTGCCCCACGCTCACGTCCACCTCATTCCCATCAATGACATCGGGGATATGAACTTCTCCAAACCGAAACGCTCCCCTTCCCAACAGGAACTGGCGGAGCTGGCGGAAGCTATAAGAGGGCATTATAAGGAATGA
- the greA gene encoding transcription elongation factor GreA, whose product MSGYNYLTREGYNKLKAELEVMKTDGREEMAKAIAEAREKGDLSENAEYDAAKDAQGMLEMRINELEKVLANSRILDESQLDSSKVTVLSNVTIKNKKTGKQLKYKLVSESEADLKARKISVHSPMGQGLLGKAVGDLAVVETPSGNLEFEIVEISLS is encoded by the coding sequence ATGTCTGGATACAACTACCTGACACGCGAGGGCTACAACAAACTGAAGGCCGAACTGGAAGTAATGAAAACAGATGGCCGGGAAGAAATGGCCAAAGCTATTGCCGAAGCCAGGGAGAAAGGAGACCTTTCGGAGAATGCCGAATACGACGCTGCCAAAGATGCCCAGGGCATGCTGGAGATGCGCATTAATGAACTGGAAAAGGTGCTTGCCAATTCCCGAATCCTCGACGAAAGCCAGTTGGATAGTTCCAAAGTGACGGTGCTTTCCAACGTGACCATCAAAAATAAAAAGACGGGAAAGCAGCTGAAGTACAAGCTCGTCTCCGAATCGGAGGCCGACCTGAAGGCGCGGAAAATTTCGGTCCATTCTCCAATGGGGCAGGGCCTGCTGGGCAAGGCCGTCGGCGACCTGGCTGTGGTGGAAACGCCCAGTGGAAACCTCGAATTTGAGATCGTGGAAATTTCTCTGTCTTAA
- a CDS encoding PorV/PorQ family protein, which yields MNKLIYTILAFALVCAVAGPAEAGNPDRQGEAGAGQLLLNPYPRSAGLHTMNTAFVSGVEAMHLNVAGIGRIGKTEIQLGHALYLQGTDIRLNGAGVAQKVGKGGAIAISLMSIDFGDIRVTTVDQPEGTGTTFSPSFFNLGVGYAHTFENKVSVGVLFRGVSESIQDVNSFGFAIDAGVQYVTGARDNFKFGISLRNIGSRMTYGGQGLSTQGPASNGGSYELTYNQRAADFELPSMLNIGASYDFLISDKHRITALGNFTSNSFSQDQVGGGLEYSLNDMFILRGGYRYEFGSQDKVEQPIYTGLSAGASVSLPLSKENKDVRFSIDYAYRNTKIWDGTHNIGVRFNI from the coding sequence ATGAATAAGCTTATTTACACTATCCTAGCATTTGCACTGGTATGCGCTGTTGCAGGGCCGGCCGAGGCCGGCAACCCCGACCGGCAGGGCGAAGCCGGGGCAGGGCAGTTGCTGCTGAACCCTTATCCCCGCAGTGCCGGCCTGCATACCATGAACACCGCTTTTGTTTCCGGAGTAGAAGCCATGCACCTCAACGTCGCGGGCATCGGCCGGATCGGAAAAACGGAAATCCAGCTCGGCCATGCTTTATACCTGCAGGGCACCGATATACGCCTCAATGGCGCCGGCGTCGCGCAGAAGGTTGGCAAAGGAGGCGCCATAGCCATCAGCCTGATGTCGATTGATTTCGGAGACATCCGCGTCACTACGGTTGACCAGCCGGAAGGCACCGGTACCACTTTTTCCCCCAGTTTCTTCAACCTGGGAGTAGGGTACGCCCATACCTTCGAAAACAAAGTTTCGGTAGGCGTGCTTTTCCGTGGCGTATCCGAGTCGATCCAGGACGTCAACTCCTTCGGCTTCGCTATCGATGCCGGGGTTCAGTACGTTACCGGGGCCAGAGACAATTTTAAATTTGGCATCTCCCTGCGCAACATCGGCTCCCGCATGACCTACGGCGGCCAGGGCCTCTCTACCCAGGGGCCGGCGTCTAACGGCGGTTCCTATGAGCTGACCTATAATCAGCGCGCCGCCGATTTTGAACTGCCGTCTATGTTGAACATCGGCGCTTCCTATGACTTCCTGATCAGCGACAAGCACCGCATTACAGCTTTGGGGAACTTTACTTCCAATTCTTTCTCTCAGGATCAGGTCGGCGGAGGACTCGAATATTCACTAAACGATATGTTTATACTGCGGGGTGGATACCGCTATGAGTTCGGTTCTCAGGATAAAGTAGAACAGCCGATTTATACCGGGCTCAGCGCCGGCGCTTCTGTTTCTCTGCCGCTCAGCAAGGAAAATAAGGATGTTCGTTTTTCCATTGACTACGCCTACCGCAATACCAAGATTTGGGACGGTACGCACAATATTGGTGTTCGCTTTAATATTTAA